Sequence from the Sciurus carolinensis chromosome 1, mSciCar1.2, whole genome shotgun sequence genome:
AGTCTTGACTGTGTAGGCTGTTGGTGTTCAGCCATGTCTAAGAGTCTCATTTGCCAGCACCAAGAGAAACAAAGAAGTATGTGGTCTTTCAGTGGGTGCTTTGTCAGTTAAAATGAGAGATcctcagtgacctgggaggctgaggcaggaggattacgtgttcaaagccagcctcagcaacttagtgcggccctaagcaacttagtgagaccatgcctcaaaataaaaaatagaaaaagtaataataaaaaggtctggagatgtagctcagtggttaagcatgggttcaatccctgcacctggaaaaaaaaaaagagataccctgatcttctttttccaaatgattaGATTGTATTCTTTATTATGTGATTTATGCAGAATTAGCTGGCAACCTGACAGATCCCTCATTCAGGCTTATTTCTACCAGCAAGAAACCCAAAAACTGGGATAACTTGGTCCTTAGACACATTGAGTTTTACAGCTGTAAAGAATCAAAtgaaaccaggtgtggtggtgcacacctggaatgccAGTaacttggaaaactgaggcaggaggttcaaaaGTTCatgaccaacctgggcaactagAGACcgtatctaaaaaaaaaaaaaatgtcatgtgaatatatgaatatagaataatgaatctcactattatgtatgattataatgcaccaataaaatttttaattaaataaaattacattttttaaaaagggctaaggatgtagctcagtggtagagcatctctgggtttaatccctagtaccgccccccaaaaaagtatcAAATGGATTATCTAATCACCCTCTTTCCAATTATTCTCAAGACTAACTGTACATTTGGCATAAAAGTTAATGTGAACTGGGTTTCTTTACATCCTTTAACAGGTTTCAACAGACTTCATCAAAATGCCATCTCAAATGGAACACGCCATGGAAACCATGATGTTTACATTTCACAAATTTGCCGGAGATAAAGGCTATTTAACCAAGGAGGACCTGAGAGTACTCATGGAAAAGGAGTTCCCTGGATTTTTGGAAGTAAGTATTGAAAGGTTCAGAAAGAACCAGATGTAAAAATCAgtacttccttttccttcccttcccagtGGAGGTCACTACTAGAAAgctgtttttattcatttgcttacTAAACAGTATTGAATACTATGAAAGTATTATAgggtaaacaaaataaagaagagacaGCCCTTGCCCTCAAGAAGCCTACAACCTGCAGATGAAATAGGACTACACACAAATAACCACTACATGAGTGTTTGCTAGAAAATTCCATCTGGAGTTATCGGCACCCACTGAAACAACATGGGGGAAAGAAAGCTTTTCACAAGAGAGTATTCAACCAGGGCATGGCCACCTTCAAGTTCATAAACCTGATGCTGGAGATGCCACATCCTGGTCATATTCCACTTTTAACAACTTGAAtctctgtgcgtgtgtgtgtcggtgtgtgtgtgcgcatgtgtgtgtgcatgcacacgctGCAAGTAAACACAGTacttcacacatactaagcaagtgctctactgccaAACTACACTTCTACCTCAAATCTCCCTTCTTAAATTCTTTCAGACAAAAGAggtattattttttctccctcttctttcaaCTCTAGTCTAAAGGAACAGTGTCAATCTTCTGCTGAATAAGAACCAAGCACTCCAGAAATAACTGCTTTTCACACTGAAAATGCTATAGAGCATAGAAGCACAGTTGAGTTTATGCCTCACTATGTTAGACTGAGCAACCCTGAAGATGAGAAGAGGACTGCCATCAACCCATATACATCACTCAGGACATTTGGCCACTGGGCACAGTTGTCCTTTGACTTTGTAAGCCCTCaagatatgtttttttaaatttaatgtgcAACCAAGATGAAACATTGCTGATCCCACAGTAGATTGAAATGAAAGCCAGTCTTCCCTGGCCACAGTTGTAGTCACTTGAAAGGATCATTCCGTTCTGGGTGTTGTATAATGCATTAGCCCCCCAAGGGTGAAGGGAAGTGATAACAAAGGCTGGGTCCTGCCTCTTATCATCTGCCTGGCAAATAGCACATTTGTCAAGCCCTTAAGTCCTAGATCAATTAACATGGAGCTCTGCAGAACAATTTTTTTACACATCATCAATAATGGTTAAACAAATAACTGAACTCCTCTGTTTGACCTGCAGTCACCACAGTGCTATCCCATACTAAGCTAGAATATTGTTACTCTGCTGTTGCAGATCTCTATgctgtttttattcatttgcttacTAAATAGTATTGAATACTATGAAAGTATTAtaggagaaacaaaataaagaaagtattATATGGGGTTAGAAGAGCTGGCTGTGGCCTGACTTCCAATGGGCAAGAGGCTTCAGCTCTCTGGGACCCAGTTCCCTCCTCTGTAAACTGAGAGGGATGGGTGTGATTTATCTGCAAGATCGCTTTCACTTTCTGTGATCTTTTAGGCTAGCATAGTATACAAGAACAAAATGTGCTCAGCGTGAACCAGCCCATCCCATGGACCAAGGGGTTCTCAACACTAAAACTTGTTAAAACTTGTTAAACACTTGTTAATCATGTTGTTGAATAAGTTAGAAGTCAGAATACATTTGTTTAAGACACAGACCTTTCCTCTCTAAAGACATGTGGCGTGAGAAACATAAAGGGTGTGAGCAGTGTGGAGTGCTGAACATGGCAGGGTGATTTATTCCAGAAACAGGATCATCtttccagacacacacacacacacacacacactgcactaACAGAACATTTTGTTCTGAAGTAGATCCCTTATGTCATACAATCCAATGTCACTCCTGACCACAGCCAGGAAGCTGGAAGCGACGCCAGAATGAGGTGCATGGAACAGGTTTTAGTTGATTGCTTAGGATAGAAGTTGTCATCTAGGAAATGTGGTTGCTTTACCTTAAGGGATTTCTGAGCATAATATAAACTTCCAGCACACTTGAATCGCTGAGTATCAGTTCCCTTGCTCGGATGTTTAGTCACTGGAATCCATTAATACTTTACCTGAGCCTTTTAACAACCTCAAATGGGCCTTGGTTCTCTCTCTGGTTGATGGCGTGGACCCTATAAGAGAAACATCACTTTCCCACTTCTAATTAGCATCACTGTGAGAAGAAGTGATCAAGCCAATCACCATGGAAGCATGATGAAAGCCAATAGGATCTTGCTTGCCCATGACTGCCTCATACATTCATACCTGGCATATGAGTCCACCATACATATTCCTTTTGAAGTCGTCCAATGTACAGCATCTAGTGAAGAGTACAGTATGGCATAGACTCACCAACTCAAAGAATGGAAGGGATCCCAGGGATGACACTGCAGGCCAGACTCCTCCATTCATAGTTGATACAGGAAAGTATGCTAAGCTACATGACTTACTCAAGGTCATATGGATAATGTGATGTGATGTCACACTAGCTTGGCTTCAGCTAtgccaaagagaaaagagagctgTCTATCCAACTTCTCAAAACCTGAAATACCCCATGGCATCATTACACCTCCTTAAGATAGGAATAGCAATGATCTGAAGCTTATTCCCTAATAATCTTATGAGTTCTTTTCATAAGGAGTTTCCTTTATAAAGGATTGGATCACACTATGAGGAAAAACAATTTATTAAGAGAATGTAAGTTTAAACTAAAAAATGGTGAGTATAGAGTGGTTTTTAGGCAGAATATAAATATGAAGTTACTGAAATTTTCCCTCAAGACTTATGAAGGTCACTTCTGACCTAAGAGAAGACCCAATTAACTGGGAAATTAGGCACATGTCTGTCTGTGGTGCAAATCAGGTAAGCTCATCATTGCAATCATTCACTGATATTTCTTgcctctgttcttttttctttcccaagaatCAAAAAGACCCTCTGGCTGTGGACAAAATAATGAAGGACCTGGACCAGTGCAGAGATGGCAAAGTGGGCTTCCAGAGCTTCTTTTCGCTAATCGCAGGCCTCACCATTGCATGCAATGACTATTTTGTAGTACACATgaaacagaagggaaagaagtaaaaaatccAGCAATTACTCCCATCCTGATAGAGTTCTCCCAAAGGGTTGCTTAAGGAATCTGCCCCACAACTTCCCCTTGTATAAAGATTTCATGAGAGATCAGGACCCTTAGAAAATGTGCAAATAACATCCAACTCCCATTCAACAAGCAGAGAAAGTTAAagcttttgatttttgtattgtTTGCATCCTTTTGCCCtcaataaataaagtctttttttttttctagttctgaattTGAGATAGCATGTTCATTGATACTTCTGAAATGTTGATTCCCTGCTTAAAATAAGTATGCCCTTAGGTAGCCAGCACATACCAGAGCCTTTCAAACAGAAAGCCTTTCCACAGAACCTACAAAATGAGAAAGCAATTTCCATTTAGTCTTGGAGTCTAActtatctaattgctctgtcctgttattcttctagatgaaggACCAAAACTGCAAGTGGTATGAGAGGGCTCTGCAGGAACACATTCTGATTTTATAATAACTGAGCATGTCTTGCCCAATTAAATTCATTGCTTTTCAACCAGGATGCCTTAAATGTCCAAACCCATTTTTCATAGCCAAGTTTCAGCAAACTCTAGGGCAAAAATAAGCCCATAAGAGAACCAATGGAGGGAGGGCGTAGTATGATTCCTCAGCAATAATGCCATATTAACCTCTGTTGAGTCAACTCCCAGGTGTCAGGAAATATCTAGGCATGACTTATATACAGGGTGCAGATCTTTTGTTGAAAATGAAGTGCCAGTACTGATGGCTTGATCAATTACAAATACTTCCCTTGCCTTTTTCTGTACCTATTACAGTCtgctgtatatatacacatgtatatacatatgtgtgtgtgtatatatatatatatacattatatgttaatatattaatattattatggaGAGATGATATATGAATTCCATAAATTGACCCATTACATTGTTTCAgttaggtaaaaagaaaaaaaggtggaaaCATTCATTTCTGTGATCAGATACATCAATTGTAATTCCAGGAAAAACTTTCTTGTAAACCTGGGAAGTATAGTCACCTCCCATTGCAAGGAAAAGCATACAAATAGTTTAAAGCTAACTTTGGAGAAAGATTCATAATAAAGTCAAGGATaaaatttcaatcattttattttgtctcagtCAACAAATGCACAAGATTTTATAACTTTGTAGTTGTAGGATTGTGTCAATGGAAGGATTTGTTACAGGAGTGTTAAATAGTGGAGTGGAATTCCCTAGCTAAAACAACTAACCTAGATCAACTTCAAAAATGACTCCCAAATCTATGCTCAAAAGCTGAGCCACCAAGGCTCAGGAAGCTGCCAACTGAACTGAGAAACCATTGCCATAGCTGGTAGCTCTAGAACCAGTTATAACACAGTCCACAGAGGCAAACACAGATGCCCCTTGCCCTGCCTCTTTCCACATGACTTAGTTCCACATCCAAGTCTCAAGGAAGCACATCTGGTTGACAGAAACTCAAGCACACCAAAACCCTAACTGCAAGGGAGTCTGGGGGGAAAGTTTTACATTTTCCAGTCTCTGCACATGGAGAGTTAGCCTGCTGCTCTACCTTATTGGGCACAGTGATGATTCTTAATTGTAAGAAGTCTTCCAACCTGTAAGTTAAAGAAACTATCGTTCTGGGGCAAGGAGGTCCTAAAAGGTAACCTCTTCTATAGGTACagagaataaaggaatgaattgACCCATCATGTCAAGGCAAACAATCTCTCATCTGTGAGAATGTGTATCAGGTCAGATTTGCCTGCCCCGAGGGGAACTGTGTTTACTGGATACAGTGAAGATTAGCGGTCAATTCACAAAAGGCATATAAAACTAACACAGGGAATTATGATTATGGGCTCAGATGATCCCAACCCTGTAAACTTTCACACTCCAAGACTTTATCTGACAACAGAAAGACAACTGTCCCAAGAAGAGAAGGCTCTaggggacagaaaaagaaatatcaattcATCTTCACAGTGGGCATGTAGATTTGGGGAAATCCTGAAGCAATATGTCATTCCCACCAGATTACCAAAGACCCTGGCCTTCAGGAAAGTGCCCATTGCCAGGGAATC
This genomic interval carries:
- the S100a10 gene encoding protein S100-A10, giving the protein MPSQMEHAMETMMFTFHKFAGDKGYLTKEDLRVLMEKEFPGFLENQKDPLAVDKIMKDLDQCRDGKVGFQSFFSLIAGLTIACNDYFVVHMKQKGKK